Below is a window of Stigmatopora nigra isolate UIUO_SnigA chromosome 3, RoL_Snig_1.1, whole genome shotgun sequence DNA.
cgtccgtaattatcaataactgcaggaagacatcttattcaattattgacatttaattaaatagaaatggatacaacaggtaaaagcctccggaggggagcattacagcaagtgtcccttacaacttccgaacgtctcctcgaatagacgttttcgtcccattcttatggtcacaagttacagagttgttgatcattccatcacgtatgagtaaaaacaacatctgggactacaataacaatcaaagtattttactaataacaaaaacagggactagacctaacaacatttagattagagtaattatacaacctccttgacctaagaatcatataatataatcataatcatataatcgttacatacagaaaaacccgaagtgtacggttacataacgataacaatattcttgttattgtccgaatagccctgtcctcgtcaccaagggcccaccaaatctcaaggacccagattgggtggattgtttgtataaccatcctggaacaggctgtctaggttaaagatgacttggtgtgacctcaacacttttgaaaaacagaaagagaatgatttaacaaagtaatgaattaatacagagaaaagaaagagaatgatttaataaagaaatgaattaatataactattataatagtaaaacagaataaacccaacaatatatatatatatatatatatatatatatatatatatatatatatatatatatatatatatatatatatatatatatatatatatatatatatatatatatatattacatttcctgattttccccattttaaatcaataattgtcattttttaatccattttttctgtgtttttagttcaaaaatcattttgtaaaatcgaaaaatatattttaattttttttaaattaactttgttttagatctataaaaaaacggaatattcagggattttaatccagttcttttaatccattcataaaattgcatttcctgattttcttctttttaaatcaatcattgcacatttcgtaacctgaaactttccctcctagaggcattcttaagtagaggtttgTCCATTTTGATGTTCTAAAGCCATGCAAAGTACAAATATTCCAATAATTGTAATGATGATTCACATGGATAGTTTGGAGTTAATCCACACTCCTACTCACCGAGTCCTTGACGCAAGTTTTCTCCAGAGCTGCCCAGATTTGCTCGTCACTGTAGTTATTGAAGGGGTCCAGGTTGTATCTGTGGACATGGACAAAAGTGGTCCTCAAACCGACAATGTACCTGCCACCCCCCGCCACCTCTGGGTTACCTGATGGTGCCGATGAACAGGACGGGATCCTGCGGGATGATGGACAGTCTCCTACGAAGCTGTCGCAGACTAATGGTGGAGATCTCCACCCCGTCGATACGGATGCTTCCCTCATGGGCCTCCACCAGCCGGAAGAGCGCCACCCCCAGGGAGGATTTACCTGAACGGAGAAGACTGGCTATTGGCCGCAGACTGAGGAAGTGGAGATCTGCCTTCTAAAAAAAGACCCTCACCGGAACCCGTCCTTCCCACGATGCCGATTTTCTCTCCACCTCCGATGGAGAAAGACAGCCCGTCCAGGACAACGGGAGTGTTCTCACGGTACTTCATCTTGTAGTCCCGGAAGTCGATGGTGCCGTTGGTGGGCCAGCCTACGGGAACGCGGGTGTCTACTATGTGTCCGTCCGCTTCCGATTTACAACCCTGATCAGAAGAATTTTCGATTTAAGAAGGCCATCGCACCGTGTTTCGACGGCTACGGGTTCTGTGAGCGACCGTGATATACTGCTGGAGCCTCTCCACGGAGTTGAACCTGGCCTCCACCTCCATGGCTTCGGTCACCACGTATTGCAGCGTGCCGGTCAGCTGCACGTGGCTACGTTAGCTTGGGAAAGCCACAACCTACCGCGACCTTAAAACATCTTAAAAACTACCTGGATGGTGTAGGACAAAGCCAAGCCTTTCAAGGATGGATCAATGTCCTCGTTGCTACTCAGAACCGCAAAGAGGGAAACACAAAAGGTCAAGGCAGCCGCCATGAAGTCGAGTCTGTAGCCCAGCCAACGAGTGCTGGCGTAGAAGAGCTGGAAGTGGTTGGAGTTGATGTCGTTCAGGGAATTGAACCTACCGCAAAATCAAGAGTTAAATGTGATTGAGAGCCTATTATTCTTTATGTGCAGTATGAATGAGCTAAAATGTGTCCGCCAATGGGCCGGATGGGAAGCACAAGCGGGCCACTTGCGCCCACGGGCcacatgtttgacacccctgctctaaacaaTCATGAGTGGGAACGTGAATGGTGAATGTCCATTTGTCTCAAGCTATCTGGGGTGCTAGGTGCTGGTAAAAGTGGTCTCACAGTTTGATGTAGTTGCCTCGCATGTTGTAGGCGTGGATGGTGCTGAGGCCCTGCAAGATGGACGTGGTGAGGGAGATGCAGGGAGAGCGGCTGATGTTTTCCAAACTCTTCATCAAGCGCACACTTTGTTGGAACATGCtgcagtaaagaaaaaaaactgtaaaaagaactgtaatttctcacatattagccttaaaatagccttaaaacggttgaatttgataatttctcacgtatTCGCCTTAGAATAGCCTTAAAACGgtcgaatttgacaatttctctcgtataagccagcttgattcacaattttcacctccatattggtTTAATATGGAGTACAAACGTAttcatttgaagggaaaatcttaagaaaaaacatttgtcagAAGAATTGATTACTGGAATGGACATTCCTATGCAGTTGCCATTTGGTCTTTGTCacattgcagttttgtgcatgtcaagtctaatttgtgcgcatataagccgtaccatcAGGTCACCTTTAGCGAGAAATACGGTATAAgtgccaaaaaatacagtatcctTAACCCCGACGAATCGTCCCAAGCCGAGGGGAGGTAACTTACGCGAGCACCAGGGCGAACAAAAGCCCCAAGGGGAACACGGCAACCAGCAAGAATGGGAAAATGGCCGAGATGATGACCACGATACAGGTCACCATCATGGCAAGTAGTACCGTGGgggaaaaacccacgcaacatGCAAACGCCAGCCAAACagtgtggaccgacctggaatagGAACCCacaacctcagaactgtgaaccCCTCGCATTAATCACTCGTAGTACTGAGATTAATTGGGCCCTAACCATATTTAGGGGCCATTTAGAGAggtcaattagcttagcatacatatttgggggattttgaaGTTTTTTAATAAGGCttgttaaatagtacttagaaatttaacagtacttagaaattaaacagtacttacatatgaaacagtacttagatatgaaacagtacttagatattaaacagtacttagatagtaaacagtatttagatactaaacagtacttagatactaaacagtactttgacattaaacagtacttagatattaaacagtacttagacagtaaacagtatttagatactaaacagtacttagattctaaacagtacttagacattaaacagtacttagatattaaacagtaaaaactctctctcttagatattaaactctctcttttagatattaaactctctcttttagatattaaactctctctctcttagatattaaactccctctcttagatattaaactctctctctctctcatgaatataattttgagagctggcttcaacagtaaaccattcataaggggagcaattgattGACAGATATGTTTTGTGTCCTCACCCCACTGCCTTGGCCCAGCCAATAGCTGAGCCACCAGTTGGAGAAAGCCGTGGAGGCGATCATCAGGACCACAATCAGGAAGTTGAAGAAGGTGATGAAGAAACCTGAAGAAACGGACCACAGACCGACTCAtgtctcatgtttttttttttggtgttcggGAATTTACCAGTTTCCTACCTCCGGCCGCCTTGCAGTACTGAGCGTAAGTCCTCCAGGTTATAGCACCCTCTGTGCACGTCTCCTCGCTGACCAACTGCTCGCCACTGTTGACGGCTGTGATGTCCTCAGATACTAGAATACAATAGAAATAGTCTGATGTAGAggaattttgtttttggtgtcaTTGAAAGTCATGATAACAATAAACTCACTTGGTATTTCTTCCAAATCATCGTCAAGGTCGGTCACAAAAGCTGTGGAAAAGAAACAATAATTAGTACTTTATTACCGAtgtaaaaaatatccaaatggTACGATCaaatgcttttgctttgttgtcccccaaaagtaaatgcatttccttatacCTTATTTTGTTTTAGTGCAGGTCACAGTATGCTTAGTATTAAAAATCAATGCTTTTCttccaattttctttcattttgtgtgtttctcacattttgggataccaattttaaagggttgtgtgaggaccgtggaaggaatgagataatttacatataaagtgcatctctacttacgaaatgttcaagttaggaAAAAAGCTACGACTGTATTTAATGAATGCTTGGATTGCGGTAACCTGGGTTGATGATTCCATCTTCTTCATCCATCTCAGATGGTGCCACCTCTTTGTTTTGCCCCGACTGCACATGAAAACACGCACGTGATCAGCGCTTTTACGTTGTCATCATTTCACCACAAACAGAAGCCAGTCGTACCTTGGCTTGCTCCGCCTTGTATCCTGTGATGAGTTGGGCGTAACGTCCGTCCGCCCTCATCAGTGTGCGAACCAAACTCCCCAACTCCAGAACCTGGCCGTTCTCCAACACCAGGATGTCATGGCAGAATTCCAGATACTGGTGGAAAGGCAAGGTAGAGTTTTAAAGCCAAATATAAATGATTACAGACCGTGCATTCCAATGATATTTGATAGAATTTAATGGGAGGTTTccgtataataataataataataataataataataataataataataacaatagtaataataataataataataataataataataataataataataataataataataataataataataataataataataataataataataataataataataataataataataataataataataataataataataataataataataatagtaatcataatagtaatagtaatcataatcgtaataataataataatattaataataatgataataataatgataataataataataataataataataataataataataataataataataataataataataataataataataataataataataataataataataataacgatgacgatgacgatgacgatgacgatgacgatgacgatgacgatgacgatgacgatgacgatgacgatgacgatgacgatgacgatgacgatgacgatgacgatgacgatgacgatgacgataacgataatgataatgataatgataatgataatgataatgataataataataataataataataataataataataataataataataataataataataatggtgtggtaagggttagggttagagagACTGAATCAATTTAGTAGTctttaaatgttattcattgacaGCCATTGCCAGAattgaaaagtcaaaataccatattttcttgcatataagccgtatttgcccctaaaaaaaagatgactgaatccagggtaaggcttatatgcgcacaaattagacttgacatgcataaaaacacaaaacaatgcgGCCAATAGggtaatttctttcaaaatagagaaaagatcaataaataaaacgctggattttgatgtctatcaatgaaatttaaaaaaaaaaaacatttggaaaatagGATTACAGCTACCTGAAGCTGGTGCGTGACCAGGATGATCGACTTTCCCCGCAGCTGGCGCTGGATGCACTGCTCGAAAATGTGCTTGCCCACGTGGGCGTCCACTGCCGAAAGCGGATCGTCCAATAGGAAGATCTCCCTGTCGGAATAGACGGCCCGGGCCAAGCTGATTCGCTGCTTCTGACCGCCCGAGAGATTCAGGCCACGTTCGCCGATCTGACCACACTCAAAGAAACACACGTGGTCACCAAAACTCAACAGCGCCACCGCCTGGTAAAGGTTCCCACCTCAGTTTGATCGGCGTGTGGCAGTATATCCAGGTCGGCTCGAAGACTGCAAGCATCCAAAACGCTTTCGTACCTGCGCCGAGAAACGGAGGATGGGGATGATGCATTCAGGatgggacagttttttttttttttcgtgttatGTATTACTTACCTGTCAGGGTCCATCGGGCTCCCCATCAAGATGTTTTCCCGAACAGTGCCGTGAAAGATCCAGGCCTGCTGGGAAACGTACGCAAAGGTCCCGTTCGCCTTGATGGAGCCTCTGAAAAGGTGCATCTATAAGTCAGAGGGGGGTGGGGCAAAGTTTGATTGGCGGCTCTCACATTAGCATCATACCATCCACAGAGTGGGTCGGAccactttgtttttaaaaggtgtttttttcagagggttagaaCTAATGAATttgtagttcatttctatgggaattCTATTTGTTTGAGTTAAAAGCCCGcgaaacatttgtttgagttaAAAGCCCGCGAAACATATGTTTgacggtgggtgggtgggtggggcaaCTCACTTGCTCTAAAAGGCTGGAAATGAGTGAAGTCTTCCCACTGCCGACATTTCCGCAGACGCCCAGCAAGTGACCCTTGGGGAGCGTGAAGGAAATATTCCGCAAAGTGGCCGAGGGGTTAAAATTTTGACCCACAGACAAGTCATCCATCTCAGTTCCCATTTCGATCGACTCGTTGGCTGGGTTTGGTTTCTGCCAAGAAAGGGTGGCTTTTTTCATCACGATGGCATGTTCGCCTCCGTTCTCCTGAACCAAATATGGATCTGGATTCTGGATCAGCAATATTTTCTGGAGAGAAGAGGAGGCGGCGTTATGCGAGTGGCGGTAAACAGTGGCTGGACGACTTTGAACCGAGGGTGGGTGCATTTTGTAGCCGCAACCTTAAAATGGCATACAAAtctttgaattggacaatttccctcatataagccccacccccataaaatggccttaaaatctttgaattggacaatttccctcatataagccccacccataaaatggccttaaaatctttgaatttcCCTAGTATAAGCCGCActatgattcacaattttcacctccattttcatggttttaattggaAGTACAAGTGTGTTATTTCgaagggaaaatctaaagaaaaatcattgcatgtggacaaattcaaaaaggaagtgaaCAAGACAACGAGGAagattatatttataatatatagataATATGTCGTATATTTGAGGAAAGACAGTAGTTTATGGAGCTTACCTTCAGACGCGCAATGGAAACGCTGGCCTCGGCCAGAGCCTTGACGGCCAATGGAAAGAGACACAGGCAGAAGCGTATTGCGTTGAACACGGCAATGGTGGTAAAAGCCTGGCGTTGAAACagaatagtattattattattattattattatgaatattttcttcCATCATTGGGGTAACTCACTTCAGTGGTGTCCAGTTTCCAGCCTAACAAGGTGTGCAGCATGAAGGTGAGCACGGTGGCGAAGGCGGGGGTGATGCTGGTAATGCCCGTGTTGACGTTCTGGATGTAACTGGCGGCGCGCAGGTGTCCTTTCTCCATTCGCCTCAACTCTGGTGGAAGAAACGGTTCAAATTGTCATGCtgccaaattgaattgaaagcctctattattattgtatgtataagtatgatgagatttaaagcttcagcaGAAAGTGTAccaatcaatacaaaaaaaataatcaatgaatatcaataaatcataaataaatactgGCGTACCTctgtcaccggacgtttggtcgccagttaaATGGACTTAGAtacgaaacagtacttagatattaaatagtacttagatattaaacagtacttggacattaaacagtacttagatataaaacagtacttagacattgaacagtacttacatactaaacagtacttagatactaaaccgtacttagatattaaacagtaaaacttaaatagtaaacagtatttaggtattaaacggtacttagatggtaaacagtatttaggtattaaacagtatttagatattaaagagtacttagatattaaacagtacttaaatagtatacagtacttagatagtaaacagtatttagatagtaaccagtactaagatattaaacagtacttcgacattaaacaatacttagatattaaacagtacttagatagtaaacattatttagatagtaaacagtactaagatatcaaacagtacttctacattaaacaatacttagatattaaacagtacttagatagtaaacagtatttagatagtaataggtactaagatattaaacagtacttctacattaaacaatacttagatattaaacagtacttagatagtaaacagtatttacatagtaaacagtactaagatattaaacagtaattctacattaaacaatacttagatattaaacagtacttagatagtaaacagtatttagatagtaaacagtactaagatattaaacagtacttctacattaaacaatacttagatattaaacagtacttagatagtaaacagtatttacatagtaaacagtactaagatattaaacagtacttctacattaaacaatacttagatattaaacagtacttaaatagtaaacagtatttaggtattaaacagtacttagatagtaaacagtatttaggtattaaacagtacttagatagtaaacagtatttacatagtaaacagtactaagatattaaacagtacttctacagtaaacagtacttagatattaaacagtacttagatagtaaacagtatacttctacattaaacaatacttagatagtaaacagtactaagatattaaacagtacttctacatcaaacaatacttagatatttagcagtacttagatagtaaacagtatttacatagtaaacagtactaagatattaaacagtacttctacattaaacaatacttcgatattcaacagtacttagatagtaaacagtatttacatagtaaacagtactaagatattaaacagtacttctacattaaacaatacttcgatattcaacagtacttagatagtaaacagtatttacatagtaaacagtactaagatattaaacagtacttctacatgaaacaatacttagatattcaacagtacttagatggtaaacagtatttaggtattaaacagtacttagatattaaacagtatttaggtattaaacagtgcttagatagtaaacagtatttaggtattaaacagtacttagatattaaacagtacttagatattaaacagtacttaaatagtaaacagtacttagatagtaaacagtatttagatagtaaacagtactaagatattaaacagtacttctacataaaacaatacttagatattaaacagtacttagatagtaaacagtatacttctacattaaacaatacttagatagtaaacagtacttagatattaaacagtacttctacattaaacaatacttagatattaaactgtacttagatagtaaacagtatttacatagtaaacagtactaaggtattaaacagtaattctacattaaacaatacttagatattaaacagtacttaaatagtaagcagtatttaggtattaaacagtacttagatagtaaacagtatttaggtattaaacagtacttagatattaaacagtacttagatattaaacagtacttaaatagtaaacagtacttagatagtaaacagtatttagatagtaaacagtactaagatattaaacagtacttcaacattaaacaa
It encodes the following:
- the LOC144194067 gene encoding ATP-binding cassette sub-family C member 12-like isoform X1, which gives rise to MAMAGDGGRVKRLPRVFTIEEPENDDGNATPLLFGKYKPSVDNLKPFRCCTSSKKHPMDNTGFFSLATFAWMTSMMWAMFRKRLDVNSLKMSPLDEGGRNTESPTPHPTRLQRFWAEEVGKWGLEKASLVRAILRFQKTRLIISVMVGVLTMVAAFLGPAVLVYQLLNYVNDPSNWTQLYGIGLCFALFGSEFFKAFFMSLLCGLNLRTASRLKGAFSGMAYQKVISLRVHSAISEGEIINVLTSDGHKLFEAVLYGSFLLSAPVLFVVCIGYAWYILGVTALMGVGIYLIFIPLQFILAGLTNKFRLKADLMTDSRVRTINEVLNSIKLIKMYAWEDSFKVKIAELRRMEKGHLRAASYIQNVNTGITSITPAFATVLTFMLHTLLGWKLDTTEAFTTIAVFNAIRFCLCLFPLAVKALAEASVSIARLKKILLIQNPDPYLVQENGGEHAIVMKKATLSWQKPNPANESIEMGTEMDDLSVGQNFNPSATLRNISFTLPKGHLLGVCGNVGSGKTSLISSLLEQMHLFRGSIKANGTFAYVSQQAWIFHGTVRENILMGSPMDPDRYESVLDACSLRADLDILPHADQTEIGERGLNLSGGQKQRISLARAVYSDREIFLLDDPLSAVDAHVGKHIFEQCIQRQLRGKSIILVTHQLQYLEFCHDILVLENGQVLELGSLVRTLMRADGRYAQLITGYKAEQAKSGQNKEVAPSEMDEEDGIINPAFVTDLDDDLEEIPISEDITAVNSGEQLVSEETCTEGAITWRTYAQYCKAAGGFFITFFNFLIVVLMIASTAFSNWWLSYWLGQGSGHVPTKCALDEEFGKHQPLSLHLPHHVHLAGPQHHPRLQHARQLHQTVQFPERHQLQPLPALLRQHSLAGLQTRLHGGCLDLLCFPLCGSE
- the LOC144194067 gene encoding ATP-binding cassette sub-family C member 12-like isoform X2, with the protein product MAMAGDGGRVKRLPRVFTIEEPENDDGNATPLLFGKYKPSVDNLKPFRCCTSSKKHPMDNTGFFSLATFAWMTSMMWAMFRKRLDVNSLKMSPLDEGGRNTERLQRFWAEEVGKWGLEKASLVRAILRFQKTRLIISVMVGVLTMVAAFLGPAVLVYQLLNYVNDPSNWTQLYGIGLCFALFGSEFFKAFFMSLLCGLNLRTASRLKGAFSGMAYQKVISLRVHSAISEGEIINVLTSDGHKLFEAVLYGSFLLSAPVLFVVCIGYAWYILGVTALMGVGIYLIFIPLQFILAGLTNKFRLKADLMTDSRVRTINEVLNSIKLIKMYAWEDSFKVKIAELRRMEKGHLRAASYIQNVNTGITSITPAFATVLTFMLHTLLGWKLDTTEAFTTIAVFNAIRFCLCLFPLAVKALAEASVSIARLKKILLIQNPDPYLVQENGGEHAIVMKKATLSWQKPNPANESIEMGTEMDDLSVGQNFNPSATLRNISFTLPKGHLLGVCGNVGSGKTSLISSLLEQMHLFRGSIKANGTFAYVSQQAWIFHGTVRENILMGSPMDPDRYESVLDACSLRADLDILPHADQTEIGERGLNLSGGQKQRISLARAVYSDREIFLLDDPLSAVDAHVGKHIFEQCIQRQLRGKSIILVTHQLQYLEFCHDILVLENGQVLELGSLVRTLMRADGRYAQLITGYKAEQAKSGQNKEVAPSEMDEEDGIINPAFVTDLDDDLEEIPISEDITAVNSGEQLVSEETCTEGAITWRTYAQYCKAAGGFFITFFNFLIVVLMIASTAFSNWWLSYWLGQGSGHVPTKCALDEEFGKHQPLSLHLPHHVHLAGPQHHPRLQHARQLHQTVQFPERHQLQPLPALLRQHSLAGLQTRLHGGCLDLLCFPLCGSE
- the LOC144194068 gene encoding ATP-binding cassette sub-family C member 12-like — its product is MEVEARFNSVERLQQYITGCKSEADGHIVDTRVPVGWPTNGTIDFRDYKMKYRENTPVVLDGLSFSIGGGEKIGIVGRTGSGKSSLGVALFRLVEAHEGSIRIDGVEISTISLRQLRRRLSIIPQDPVLFIGTIRYNLDPFNNYSDEQIWAALEKTCVKDSISKLEGQLQAPVSENGENFSVGERQLMCLARALLRNSKVGT